A genomic segment from Leptolyngbya boryana PCC 6306 encodes:
- a CDS encoding tetratricopeptide repeat protein produces the protein MTKSVTIGFLSLYLVTSIGIPASAEQPACKDVDSINSIALPTHPIDRERTWATRQAEIAIEFLRANRPDRSSELNRQIQSRLKLSPADKAVLETIQNLEAGKNANSLLPFITNPSLYANSFSLQLQRLPLQTRKEWILAAVEQWSDRDPAFQIQTINWILDLADSYQQANNQTETLNLLKKARSHLDKAPARAWINVATAYRRAGQPEIARSLLASVPDRITASSQAQIDRGTRDWLDLGHQLARSGQVQQGLVYIAQAEHLFQRHKSRLNSQEFTRSLALAYAAAGQSSKGLQLVGTLRKYDASLGYFELAKQAAELGDEKFAQQSLSLIREAWNVRDSVSQVAEIFAKARKFEAARHIANSATYGLDKLQALAAIAHIASQANQSAVSQQIIQEISQIRSSDLPDNNIIQVIDALIEVGDRTLAQALLKSLNSNQNRFNLASKYIKIEDFATARRLLNAEYEVQKNQYNLTRLNINPFPTPVPRSVPRSPLEEFFSAAQYIPVTKDPPLRTKQTRKAPLKISPISPSQANRQSDRIAVLAAFANSYASARDFTTAYALMAEIPDANCTHKIRAWNHLLTEAMKAGRLALAVDALQNSDRLSKRANLKNSEFVRSNLIAIAKLYSQANQPQEALLLLESALVRLQDTL, from the coding sequence ATGACTAAGAGCGTTACGATCGGTTTCCTGAGCTTATATCTCGTGACTTCAATCGGCATTCCAGCAAGCGCAGAACAACCTGCCTGCAAGGATGTTGACAGCATCAACTCGATCGCGCTACCGACTCATCCTATCGATCGTGAAAGAACTTGGGCAACTCGGCAGGCTGAGATCGCGATCGAATTTCTCCGTGCAAATCGTCCTGATCGCAGCAGTGAACTGAATCGGCAGATTCAATCCCGATTAAAGCTTTCACCCGCTGATAAAGCTGTACTTGAAACGATTCAGAACTTAGAAGCTGGCAAAAATGCGAATTCCCTACTTCCGTTCATCACAAATCCTTCGCTCTATGCGAATTCATTCTCTCTCCAGCTTCAGCGGCTCCCACTGCAAACTCGAAAAGAATGGATTCTCGCAGCAGTAGAGCAATGGTCAGACCGTGATCCAGCTTTTCAAATTCAAACAATCAACTGGATACTAGACCTTGCGGATAGCTATCAACAAGCTAACAATCAAACTGAAACATTAAATCTTCTCAAAAAAGCGCGATCGCACTTAGACAAAGCACCTGCAAGAGCTTGGATCAATGTTGCTACCGCTTACCGCAGAGCAGGTCAACCTGAAATTGCTCGATCGCTGCTAGCCTCTGTGCCCGATCGCATCACAGCCTCATCTCAAGCGCAAATCGATCGGGGTACTAGAGATTGGTTAGATCTGGGTCATCAGCTTGCACGATCAGGACAAGTTCAGCAAGGTCTTGTTTACATTGCTCAAGCTGAACATCTTTTTCAGAGGCACAAAAGTCGGCTAAATTCGCAAGAGTTCACTCGCTCTCTGGCTCTAGCTTATGCCGCAGCAGGACAATCATCCAAAGGATTGCAACTCGTTGGAACCCTCAGGAAATATGACGCATCGCTTGGATATTTTGAATTAGCAAAACAAGCGGCTGAACTGGGTGATGAAAAGTTTGCCCAACAATCTCTCAGCTTAATTCGAGAAGCCTGGAACGTTCGGGATAGCGTCAGCCAAGTCGCAGAGATTTTTGCAAAGGCTAGAAAATTTGAAGCTGCTCGACACATTGCCAATTCAGCAACTTATGGACTTGATAAATTACAAGCACTTGCCGCGATCGCGCATATTGCCTCTCAAGCTAATCAATCGGCTGTGAGCCAGCAAATCATTCAGGAAATCAGTCAAATTCGTTCTTCTGATTTGCCTGATAACAATATTATTCAAGTCATTGATGCGCTGATTGAAGTCGGCGATCGCACACTTGCTCAAGCACTGCTCAAATCACTGAATTCAAATCAAAATCGATTCAACCTTGCTAGTAAATACATCAAAATTGAGGATTTTGCGACTGCAAGACGCTTGCTCAATGCAGAATACGAAGTTCAGAAGAATCAATATAATCTTACTCGCCTAAACATCAATCCGTTTCCAACACCAGTTCCACGATCTGTCCCCCGCTCTCCGCTCGAAGAATTCTTTTCTGCTGCCCAATATATTCCTGTAACAAAAGATCCACCTCTCCGTACAAAACAGACGCGGAAAGCTCCACTCAAGATTTCTCCGATTTCGCCTTCTCAAGCTAACAGGCAATCCGATCGAATTGCTGTACTAGCAGCATTTGCCAATTCCTACGCTTCTGCACGTGATTTCACGACAGCCTATGCTTTGATGGCTGAGATTCCAGATGCCAATTGCACTCACAAGATTAGGGCTTGGAATCACTTGCTCACAGAAGCAATGAAGGCGGGACGCTTGGCACTGGCAGTCGATGCCTTGCAAAACAGCGATCGCTTATCAAAACGAGCAAATCTGAAAAATTCTGAG
- a CDS encoding tetratricopeptide repeat protein produces MTHPIQSTIAIAVGIVIGLAHQIPIHAKECILPRYEVVTENLVNDHNQQVVELLTRKEYEAAVLTAQFAIATGESVLGITHPSIVTSYHHLSQAYRGSKQYDKAEATLLKLIQATEAKFSQESRNLIPALHDLGDLYFEQGQYDKAETVYLRALSLLEKTSAKTYLSEIAPLEKLIAIYTAQGHSSKAQQFTQRLNTLRQQFYPSK; encoded by the coding sequence ATGACGCATCCCATTCAAAGCACAATTGCGATCGCCGTAGGCATCGTCATTGGTTTAGCTCATCAAATTCCGATTCACGCGAAGGAGTGCATTCTACCCAGGTATGAGGTCGTTACCGAGAATCTGGTCAATGATCACAATCAGCAAGTTGTGGAACTGCTGACGCGAAAAGAATATGAGGCGGCTGTATTGACAGCACAATTTGCGATCGCAACGGGTGAATCTGTTCTCGGGATCACTCATCCCTCGATCGTCACAAGCTATCATCATTTGTCTCAAGCTTATCGCGGCTCGAAACAATACGATAAAGCAGAAGCAACGCTCTTAAAACTGATTCAAGCAACTGAGGCAAAGTTCAGCCAAGAGAGTCGAAACTTAATTCCGGCACTGCATGATCTAGGAGATCTCTACTTTGAGCAAGGACAATACGATAAAGCAGAAACTGTCTATCTGCGTGCGTTGAGTCTACTCGAAAAGACATCTGCAAAAACCTATCTGAGTGAGATTGCCCCTTTGGAAAAACTCATTGCAATCTACACGGCTCAAGGTCATTCGAGTAAAGCACAACAATTTACTCAACGGCTCAACACCCTCCGCCAGCAATTTTATCCTTCAAAGTGA
- a CDS encoding SH3 domain-containing protein — translation MMKPVAKLSSVSKLLGLISFGTLLMTSLPAMARPGIVTTHANVRSGASLNAPVRELLAPNGTVEVLNIVQGKDGWKWYYVRSEIEGTEEGWVRSDLIRFTPSNWRHAVLRGDRENRINVRSAPSISSSIAHYGIGGDVIEIDDRSMTREGNYFWYRVTFPNQVSGWVRGDLFIRIE, via the coding sequence ATGATGAAACCCGTCGCAAAACTCTCTTCTGTTTCAAAACTTCTCGGTCTGATCAGTTTTGGCACACTTCTGATGACTTCCCTGCCTGCAATGGCGCGTCCTGGAATCGTTACGACACATGCTAATGTTCGATCGGGTGCATCTCTCAATGCTCCAGTGCGAGAACTTCTTGCACCCAATGGCACAGTTGAAGTCCTCAACATTGTCCAAGGTAAGGATGGCTGGAAATGGTACTATGTCCGCTCAGAAATCGAAGGGACTGAAGAAGGTTGGGTGCGGAGTGATTTGATTCGCTTCACACCAAGTAACTGGAGACATGCAGTGCTACGGGGCGATCGAGAAAACCGGATCAATGTCCGATCGGCTCCTAGCATTTCATCAAGCATTGCACACTATGGTATTGGCGGAGATGTGATCGAAATCGATGACAGAAGCATGACTAGAGAAGGCAATTACTTCTGGTACCGCGTAACTTTCCCCAATCAAGTCTCTGGATGGGTTCGAGGTGACTTGTTCATCAGAATCGAGTAA
- a CDS encoding sbcc family protein, whose translation MLAFSKSAIHFPLALLLLFRFSQPAQGTLAVQVNPDLSSQALSESLAALGTQVAASPNPQPAEALFERALQIAETIQPLTERSQALLTIARKLREANQTSRSQQLIERVIQLALAHASERATDEYGKERQQEDLAIISAQLAEAGQVERALQFVRTKISLKLRKGQALNKIAVAIAHQGKTQQARELLSEAVRSVKGDTEDYAYESNGSCGNEKFAVFSDIAKSLSLVSELDQALQVAETIWGCNSASGDSAQYYQAWAYLGILSNLRTVGQLQQTWNSAKRMPQAPNVSGDPVERLMTWHELAEKLIDLGEIPLALSITTELSTLSRIKDDTRMSIYPQLLVEMGQENLQKIALKLAKNRQFEAALQVTQLLAGAPARQDIARKEIAAQLAHTRQLDKALQVASSVSDATMKTRTKLAIVERLQKIGLTAQADALFEKLIPALTPESAPELVAIGQRDRALNLIAKLDEQSDAQTQILVETAMQFVELKQVEPALQLSLKLKEDRNRHPLLLAIAAQQVKLGQLDRSLEVALFLKKSSLWDLPPQRDRLLTSIAYGFARSGQSVKARQAAEEISEDLAKVAVISELAIQKQQAQKN comes from the coding sequence ATGTTAGCTTTCTCAAAATCAGCCATCCATTTTCCACTTGCCCTACTTTTGCTGTTTAGATTTAGTCAGCCTGCTCAAGGCACTCTCGCAGTTCAGGTTAATCCTGATCTCTCCTCACAGGCTCTATCTGAATCATTAGCAGCGCTTGGAACTCAAGTCGCTGCAAGTCCAAATCCTCAACCTGCTGAAGCACTATTTGAGAGAGCACTTCAGATCGCAGAAACGATACAACCGCTCACAGAGCGGAGTCAAGCTTTGCTCACCATTGCTCGTAAGCTTCGCGAAGCCAACCAAACTTCAAGATCCCAGCAGTTGATTGAACGTGTGATTCAACTTGCACTTGCTCACGCTTCAGAGCGAGCCACAGATGAATATGGCAAAGAGCGACAACAGGAAGATTTAGCCATCATCAGCGCTCAACTTGCAGAAGCCGGGCAGGTTGAGCGTGCCCTCCAGTTTGTCAGAACTAAGATTTCTTTAAAACTGCGGAAAGGGCAAGCGCTCAACAAAATTGCAGTCGCGATCGCGCATCAAGGCAAAACTCAACAAGCTAGAGAACTATTGAGTGAAGCTGTGCGATCAGTAAAAGGCGACACAGAAGACTATGCCTATGAATCGAATGGCAGTTGTGGAAATGAGAAGTTTGCAGTTTTCTCAGACATTGCCAAAAGCTTGAGCTTAGTCTCAGAGTTAGATCAAGCATTACAAGTTGCTGAAACGATATGGGGCTGTAACTCAGCATCAGGAGATTCAGCCCAGTATTATCAAGCTTGGGCTTACTTGGGGATTCTGAGCAACCTTAGAACGGTTGGGCAACTTCAACAAACTTGGAATAGTGCTAAACGAATGCCCCAAGCACCGAATGTTTCAGGCGATCCAGTCGAGCGATTAATGACTTGGCATGAGCTTGCCGAGAAACTGATTGATTTAGGAGAAATCCCACTTGCTTTATCGATCACAACTGAACTCTCGACACTCTCCAGGATCAAAGATGACACTCGAATGTCCATCTATCCACAATTGTTAGTCGAAATGGGGCAGGAGAACTTGCAAAAAATTGCCCTTAAACTGGCTAAAAATCGACAATTTGAAGCAGCTTTGCAAGTGACACAGTTACTCGCAGGTGCTCCTGCTCGGCAAGATATTGCTCGTAAAGAAATTGCGGCTCAATTAGCTCACACGAGACAACTCGACAAAGCTCTGCAAGTCGCAAGCTCTGTTTCGGATGCCACCATGAAAACGAGAACGAAACTCGCGATCGTTGAGCGTTTGCAAAAAATTGGACTCACGGCTCAAGCAGATGCCTTGTTTGAGAAATTGATCCCCGCGTTGACTCCTGAATCTGCACCTGAGCTAGTCGCAATTGGACAACGCGATCGTGCCCTCAATTTGATTGCTAAACTAGACGAACAATCAGATGCACAGACACAAATTTTAGTTGAGACTGCGATGCAATTTGTGGAGCTGAAACAAGTTGAGCCAGCTCTACAACTCTCTCTTAAACTGAAAGAGGATAGAAATCGACATCCTCTTCTGTTAGCGATCGCTGCGCAACAGGTCAAACTTGGACAACTTGATCGATCGCTAGAAGTAGCATTATTCCTAAAAAAAAGCAGCCTTTGGGATTTGCCTCCTCAGCGAGATCGTCTTTTGACTAGCATTGCTTATGGGTTTGCTCGGTCAGGACAGTCGGTGAAAGCACGTCAAGCCGCAGAAGAGATTTCTGAGGATCTCGCGAAAGTTGCTGTCATCTCAGAGCTTGCAATTCAAAAGCAGCAGGCACAAAAAAATTAA
- a CDS encoding type IV pilin-like G/H family protein yields MSVCTAISVFGGIKGRSAETRGQSLNSQQIIGRWEGIDSTGILGRTGEATPVTLRFTPMGKAIILTAPSEGLQGFTFDYSLNPQPKPIYLDLDFKPMGANTTVPTIAQFTTPQNLKIQLSGTRLNGDRPKEFLDELNLSRVSDHMVAAFQGEGAVATQLIQAEQSNEGEGKFVMTTLVRSASIYRLETGQFPITLTQLGLGHTATQNYRFEMTVKNDRLTLIARPKKAGLRSYIGITITQTFREDKTTQTLAIANLCQSFRPSTIAPATPVIHHINRAFPAIECGSGSEAVRF; encoded by the coding sequence ATGAGCGTTTGTACAGCAATCTCGGTATTTGGAGGGATAAAAGGTAGGAGTGCCGAAACTCGTGGACAATCTTTGAATAGTCAACAAATCATCGGACGCTGGGAGGGGATTGACAGCACAGGAATATTGGGAAGGACTGGCGAAGCGACTCCGGTGACGCTTCGCTTCACACCTATGGGGAAAGCAATCATTCTCACTGCTCCTTCAGAGGGCTTGCAAGGATTCACATTTGATTACAGCTTGAATCCACAACCGAAACCAATATACCTAGACCTAGACTTTAAGCCAATGGGGGCGAATACGACTGTGCCGACGATCGCACAATTCACAACACCGCAAAATTTGAAAATTCAACTCTCTGGTACTCGTCTAAACGGCGATCGTCCAAAAGAGTTTTTAGATGAGTTGAATTTGAGCAGAGTTTCAGACCATATGGTTGCTGCGTTTCAAGGTGAAGGAGCCGTTGCCACTCAATTGATCCAAGCAGAACAATCCAACGAGGGTGAAGGAAAGTTTGTCATGACTACTTTAGTTCGGTCTGCCTCAATCTATCGACTTGAAACAGGTCAGTTTCCAATAACGTTGACCCAACTTGGGTTAGGTCATACTGCTACACAGAACTATCGCTTTGAGATGACTGTGAAAAATGACCGATTAACTCTCATTGCTCGTCCGAAAAAAGCAGGCTTGAGAAGTTACATTGGAATTACAATTACTCAAACTTTTCGGGAAGACAAGACAACACAAACCCTTGCGATTGCAAATCTTTGCCAATCGTTTCGCCCTTCTACGATCGCACCTGCGACACCTGTCATTCATCATATTAACAGAGCCTTTCCGGCGATTGAATGCGGTTCTGGCTCGGAAGCTGTGCGGTTTTGA
- a CDS encoding CHAT domain-containing tetratricopeptide repeat protein has translation MMQRSLKLLAIALLCIGTNPSFALAQTIAQVQPSQRKLAADRLAKQGHQQYKSEQHEAAIASWEAALKIYREIGDRQNEAELLNDQGRSYTLLSRYAEGIRAFDQALSIFQQLNRRKDAAVVLMNRGSAYSMISRHEDSLRSFDEALPIARETNDRDLEAKILLNRSITYAYLSRNDEAIAGFGAAFAVFQALKDWDNAASALMNRGIVYRFLSRYDDAIAAFNQALPIFRELKNRRAEASALSSLGDTYRFLSRFEEALTVFDQALPILIAIKDRKGEAGVLMNRGVVYDLLDRNDEAIAAYTEALSIFRSIQNPQGEAEALSNLGIIYGAMSRHAASIQAHTEALKIYRAIRSPDGEALALMNRGISYVAVSRYEDAIRAYTEALPLYRALKNRNGEAQVLLNQGNAYQAVQRYEDAIRSYNEALPIYRSVKDRSGEARALYNLGALYLNIRQFASAEKSLKSAIAVFESIRLDRLSEANKISFFETQAVSYRILQEVMIAQKKFEAALTISEWGRTKALVERLSQQLQPTASPPSEAPSVDQLRRIARSQNATLVEYSLNERKQELYIWVIQPTGTIDFRQVKLTDVLPQQCASITQLIGNSRQSIGVRSAQSDWLIVEETTQKNPCAQSDQDANFRTLHRLLIEPIASLLPTDPNQHIVFIPDGTLFLVPFPALKAANGQFLIEQHPIRTASSIQLLDKTRALNSRSQGNGTLIVGNPLMPIDPNSAQAKRLSNLPNAEQEAIAIASLFNTQALTGQQGTKKTILQKISDAKVIHFATHGSFSDRNGFKSWLAFAPSENDSGILTAEEVSHLKLNADLVVLSACDTGRGRVTGDGVVGLSRSFIAAGVPSVIVSLWAVPDAPTAELMQAFYQQLNRNPDKAQALRQAMLATLKTHPNPKNWAAFTLIGEAW, from the coding sequence ATGATGCAACGCTCTCTCAAACTTCTCGCGATCGCGCTTCTCTGTATCGGCACAAATCCATCATTCGCGCTGGCTCAAACGATTGCTCAAGTACAACCGAGTCAGCGCAAATTAGCAGCCGATCGCTTAGCAAAACAAGGACATCAGCAGTACAAATCTGAGCAGCATGAAGCTGCGATTGCCTCTTGGGAAGCAGCACTCAAAATTTATCGAGAAATTGGCGATCGACAAAATGAAGCAGAGCTTTTGAATGATCAAGGACGCTCTTATACACTGCTATCTCGTTATGCAGAAGGAATTCGTGCCTTTGATCAAGCACTCTCGATTTTTCAACAACTCAATCGGCGCAAGGATGCCGCAGTCGTTCTCATGAATCGAGGAAGTGCCTACTCTATGATCTCTCGTCATGAAGATTCGCTGCGATCGTTTGATGAAGCACTACCCATTGCTCGTGAAACGAACGATCGCGATCTTGAAGCAAAAATCCTGCTGAATCGCAGTATCACTTATGCTTACCTTTCTCGCAATGACGAGGCGATCGCAGGTTTCGGTGCTGCCTTCGCAGTTTTCCAAGCGCTCAAGGACTGGGATAATGCAGCTTCAGCGTTGATGAATCGAGGAATTGTCTATCGTTTTCTCTCTCGTTACGATGACGCGATCGCAGCTTTCAATCAAGCCTTACCGATCTTTCGAGAACTTAAAAATCGTCGTGCTGAAGCTTCAGCATTATCTAGCTTGGGAGATACGTACCGTTTTCTCTCCCGATTTGAGGAAGCTTTAACCGTCTTCGATCAAGCTTTACCGATCTTGATCGCCATCAAAGACCGAAAAGGAGAAGCAGGGGTCTTGATGAATCGGGGAGTGGTCTATGATTTGCTCGATCGCAATGATGAAGCGATCGCAGCTTATACGGAAGCTTTGTCGATTTTTCGATCAATTCAAAATCCTCAAGGTGAAGCAGAAGCACTGAGTAACTTAGGAATTATTTATGGTGCAATGTCTCGGCACGCTGCTTCAATTCAGGCACATACAGAAGCTCTCAAAATCTATCGAGCGATCAGAAGTCCTGATGGAGAAGCGCTAGCATTGATGAATCGTGGAATTTCCTATGTTGCAGTCTCACGCTATGAGGATGCAATTCGAGCTTACACAGAAGCTTTACCCCTTTACCGAGCACTCAAAAACCGCAACGGGGAAGCGCAAGTTTTATTAAATCAAGGCAATGCTTATCAAGCTGTGCAACGCTACGAAGATGCGATTCGCTCATACAATGAAGCATTGCCGATTTATCGATCGGTCAAAGATCGATCTGGGGAAGCACGAGCCTTATACAATCTAGGCGCTCTTTACCTCAACATTCGTCAGTTTGCTTCAGCAGAAAAATCCCTGAAAAGCGCGATCGCAGTGTTTGAATCGATTCGATTGGATCGACTGTCTGAAGCAAACAAAATCTCATTCTTTGAAACTCAAGCTGTGAGCTATCGCATCTTACAAGAGGTGATGATTGCCCAGAAGAAATTTGAAGCAGCACTAACAATCTCAGAATGGGGACGAACGAAAGCGTTAGTCGAACGGTTAAGCCAACAGTTACAGCCGACTGCTTCACCCCCTTCAGAAGCACCGAGTGTGGATCAACTTCGACGAATTGCGCGATCGCAAAATGCCACCCTGGTTGAATATTCGCTCAATGAACGTAAGCAAGAACTTTACATTTGGGTCATTCAGCCGACGGGCACAATCGACTTTCGACAGGTGAAGCTTACAGATGTTTTACCGCAACAATGCGCTTCTATCACACAATTGATTGGGAATAGTCGGCAATCGATCGGGGTTCGGAGTGCCCAATCAGATTGGTTAATTGTAGAAGAAACAACCCAGAAAAATCCTTGTGCTCAGTCTGATCAAGACGCAAATTTTAGAACCCTTCACCGATTGCTGATTGAACCGATCGCATCTCTACTCCCGACTGATCCAAACCAACACATTGTTTTTATTCCGGATGGAACTCTCTTCCTCGTTCCTTTCCCTGCTCTCAAAGCTGCAAACGGTCAATTCTTGATTGAACAGCATCCCATTCGGACTGCTTCTTCAATTCAATTGCTAGATAAAACTCGTGCGCTGAACTCTCGCTCTCAAGGCAATGGTACTTTAATCGTTGGCAATCCATTGATGCCGATCGATCCAAATTCTGCACAAGCAAAACGACTCTCGAATTTACCAAATGCAGAGCAAGAAGCTATTGCAATTGCGTCTTTATTTAACACCCAAGCACTGACTGGTCAGCAAGGAACTAAAAAAACAATTCTTCAGAAAATCTCTGATGCCAAAGTCATTCATTTCGCAACTCATGGATCATTCTCCGATCGCAATGGTTTCAAAAGTTGGCTGGCCTTTGCCCCCTCTGAAAATGATAGTGGCATCTTAACTGCTGAAGAAGTCTCACACCTAAAGCTAAATGCTGATTTAGTCGTCTTAAGCGCATGTGATACTGGTCGGGGGCGCGTGACAGGAGATGGTGTGGTGGGATTATCTCGATCGTTTATTGCCGCAGGAGTGCCGAGCGTAATTGTCTCTCTCTGGGCTGTGCCTGATGCTCCGACTGCTGAACTTATGCAGGCATTCTATCAACAGCTCAACCGCAATCCTGACAAAGCACAAGCTCTGCGTCAAGCGATGTTAGCTACGCTCAAGACGCATCCCAATCCCAAAAACTGGGCAGCCTTCACTCTCATTGGAGAAGCATGGTGA
- a CDS encoding alpha/beta fold hydrolase, whose protein sequence is MKLNYKRLALLVLAILLIVSSWLGIAFARSGLDVRSFQKEGVPLLYLAPQGAKTIPGVLVAHGFAGSKQLMLGYGHVLAHAGYAVMLWDFDGHGANGTRLERYELQQNLERALQALLEQPQVDPGRLALLGHSMGSGIVMNAGIRDRERFAATVAVSPTGANVTPQSPRNLQLQAGSGEGRFVGNAERLLAQAGGENTNLATGQGRELVVIPGVEHITILFSDGSHQSALRWLDAAFGRTSDSQYRDRRMAWYGLHLLGWLIGLAAISPLLTHPPFIPTKIAPIRQWTGLIAAPLAATAGLVLLSQRFDLQNLGGVQVGGAVGVWFLIAGLTWLGILARLPRPTLRAVGLGIMLFVILWIAFGAMAQVVWLQWWLIPIRLRVWLPVAIACFPWFLAAGIVQENIGVGKRFLWWLGQSVVLIGGFVLTLNFLPQLGFMFLLLPLFPLLMGILSLIAGLFNQAWVYAIGSALFFGWLLAAGFPLSA, encoded by the coding sequence GTGAAATTAAACTATAAACGCTTAGCACTCCTGGTACTCGCGATTCTGCTGATTGTTTCGTCCTGGTTGGGAATCGCATTCGCCCGATCCGGGCTGGACGTGCGATCGTTCCAAAAAGAAGGAGTTCCTCTGCTATATCTCGCTCCTCAAGGGGCAAAGACAATTCCAGGAGTCCTTGTGGCACACGGGTTTGCAGGTTCTAAACAGTTGATGCTCGGCTATGGGCACGTCTTGGCTCATGCGGGTTATGCGGTCATGCTCTGGGATTTTGACGGGCATGGCGCAAATGGAACGCGCTTAGAGCGGTATGAGCTGCAGCAGAATCTGGAGAGGGCGTTGCAAGCTCTCCTGGAACAACCCCAGGTTGACCCAGGTCGTCTGGCACTGCTAGGGCACTCGATGGGCAGCGGGATTGTGATGAATGCTGGGATTCGCGATCGAGAACGCTTTGCTGCAACGGTTGCAGTTTCTCCAACGGGAGCGAATGTCACTCCCCAATCTCCGCGAAATCTGCAACTACAGGCAGGGAGTGGAGAGGGGCGATTTGTGGGGAATGCCGAACGATTGCTGGCACAAGCTGGGGGAGAAAACACGAATCTGGCAACAGGGCAGGGGCGGGAATTAGTTGTGATTCCGGGTGTGGAACATATCACCATCTTGTTTAGTGATGGGAGTCATCAGTCAGCCCTCCGTTGGCTGGATGCAGCATTTGGCAGAACCAGTGATAGCCAGTATCGCGATCGCCGCATGGCATGGTACGGACTACACCTGTTAGGTTGGTTAATCGGATTAGCCGCAATCTCACCTCTTCTAACTCACCCTCCATTCATCCCCACAAAAATAGCTCCTATCCGACAATGGACAGGCTTGATCGCTGCACCACTGGCGGCAACGGCAGGGTTAGTACTGCTGAGTCAGCGGTTTGACCTCCAGAACTTGGGTGGCGTTCAAGTTGGTGGAGCGGTTGGGGTCTGGTTTTTGATTGCCGGGTTAACCTGGCTGGGAATACTGGCGCGTCTACCTCGCCCTACCCTGCGTGCCGTTGGGCTAGGAATTATGCTGTTTGTCATTCTCTGGATTGCCTTTGGTGCAATGGCGCAGGTGGTTTGGCTTCAATGGTGGCTGATCCCAATTCGGCTAAGAGTGTGGTTGCCCGTGGCGATCGCCTGTTTCCCCTGGTTTCTGGCCGCGGGAATCGTGCAAGAAAATATTGGGGTCGGCAAACGCTTTCTCTGGTGGCTGGGGCAGAGCGTCGTTTTGATTGGCGGCTTCGTGTTGACGCTCAATTTCCTACCTCAATTGGGATTTATGTTTTTGCTGTTGCCACTATTTCCACTACTGATGGGGATCTTATCTCTGATTGCTGGTCTGTTCAACCAAGCATGGGTCTACGCGATCGGCTCTGCTTTATTCTTCGGTTGGTTATTGGCAGCGGGTTTTCCTCTTTCTGCCTGA
- a CDS encoding DUF4174 domain-containing protein, protein MSDLPNPSHAQSLKTANVAANPDRSQRIEFKLSDYQWQNRILLVFAPSTDSSQYRQQMQVWQADEAGTGNRDLKLVQILGTGESQVDGRSLNSASVEKLRQQFGITSEEFAVILVGKDGTEKQRSQAPLDLAALFRTIDAMPMRQQEMRSRQ, encoded by the coding sequence ATGAGTGATTTGCCAAACCCTTCTCATGCTCAGTCACTAAAGACAGCCAATGTTGCAGCAAACCCCGATCGTTCCCAAAGAATTGAATTTAAGCTGAGCGACTATCAATGGCAAAACCGCATCTTGCTGGTCTTTGCCCCCTCAACCGATTCATCTCAGTATCGCCAACAAATGCAGGTATGGCAGGCGGATGAAGCAGGGACAGGCAATCGCGATCTGAAACTGGTGCAAATTTTGGGAACTGGAGAGAGCCAAGTTGATGGGCGATCGCTCAATTCAGCATCGGTGGAAAAACTAAGACAACAGTTTGGGATTACCTCTGAGGAGTTTGCAGTGATTCTGGTGGGTAAGGATGGTACGGAGAAGCAACGGAGCCAAGCTCCACTTGATTTAGCAGCGTTGTTTCGCACGATCGATGCGATGCCCATGCGTCAGCAAGAAATGCGTTCTCGACAATAG